In Winkia neuii, a genomic segment contains:
- the folK gene encoding 2-amino-4-hydroxy-6-hydroxymethyldihydropteridine diphosphokinase: protein MSDPKDCISLVGITGYGKHGVYDFEREEGQTFTADVDLYTDTRTAASTDNLENTIDYSVLAEDIRSILAGPPSNLIEQVAEHVARVALETGAVATRVCIHKPDAPIEAKAKDVTVTIWRGAEVVQTVSDLLAANSGDLPNGSKAAPVPDLDEAAARLPASGQTTLDIPATRTAVLALGANLADPIVTLRRAVADLDKVEGITVRQVSPLVRSAAVLEKDQQGQPDYLDAVLQVETSLAPLELLHECNRIEDAHGRIRTEHWGPRTLDIDIITIEGVHSQTEELTLPHPRARERAFVLVPWARMDPSAKLGTEAISDLAEVAPDRAGIKRTWENWLDVVEAAREDGEPAPFTGTLPLPSWEAVVRGNQTIRVVDDDGGFSPVGAIPKIPQPAPKKRGVFGRMWDFLRREPTPSPEPKDER, encoded by the coding sequence ATGAGCGACCCCAAGGACTGCATTAGCCTGGTTGGCATCACCGGCTACGGCAAACACGGTGTGTACGACTTTGAACGTGAAGAGGGGCAAACCTTCACCGCCGACGTCGACCTGTACACCGACACCCGTACGGCAGCGAGCACTGACAATCTGGAAAACACCATCGACTACTCCGTGCTAGCAGAAGATATTCGTTCCATCCTGGCAGGCCCGCCCTCCAATCTGATCGAACAGGTAGCCGAGCACGTCGCCCGCGTCGCGTTAGAAACCGGAGCCGTTGCTACCCGCGTATGCATTCATAAGCCCGACGCTCCGATCGAGGCCAAGGCCAAAGACGTAACAGTAACCATTTGGCGGGGTGCAGAGGTCGTTCAGACTGTCTCTGACCTGCTGGCTGCTAATAGTGGGGACCTGCCGAACGGTAGCAAAGCGGCTCCGGTTCCGGACTTGGACGAGGCCGCAGCGCGGCTGCCCGCCTCGGGGCAGACGACCCTGGACATCCCTGCAACGCGTACCGCGGTGTTGGCGTTGGGTGCCAATCTTGCCGATCCCATCGTGACTTTGCGTCGAGCGGTTGCCGACCTGGACAAGGTAGAAGGCATTACCGTCCGGCAGGTTTCCCCCCTGGTGCGTTCGGCAGCGGTACTGGAAAAAGACCAGCAGGGACAACCCGACTACCTCGACGCAGTGCTGCAGGTAGAAACCTCCCTGGCTCCGCTGGAACTGCTGCACGAATGCAACAGGATCGAAGACGCTCATGGGCGCATCCGCACCGAGCATTGGGGCCCGCGGACCCTGGACATCGACATCATCACCATAGAGGGAGTCCACAGCCAAACGGAGGAACTAACCCTGCCTCATCCGCGGGCAAGGGAACGAGCCTTCGTGCTGGTGCCGTGGGCACGCATGGATCCGAGCGCCAAGTTGGGCACCGAAGCTATCAGTGACCTGGCCGAAGTCGCTCCTGACCGGGCGGGCATCAAGCGCACGTGGGAAAACTGGTTGGACGTAGTAGAGGCCGCCCGCGAGGACGGTGAACCGGCACCCTTCACCGGTACGCTGCCGCTACCTTCCTGGGAGGCTGTGGTTCGGGGCAACCAAACCATCCGCGTTGTAGACGACGACGGCGGATTCAGCCCGGTAGGGGCAATCCCGAAGATTCCGCAGCCGGCTCCAAAGAAGCGCGGCGTGTTCGGGCGAATGTGGGATTTCCTGCGGCGGGAGCCCACGCCATCGCCAGAGCCGAAAGATGAGCGCTAG